In a genomic window of Mycolicibacterium neoaurum VKM Ac-1815D:
- a CDS encoding PucR family transcriptional regulator produces the protein MPDNSFPEPRSPLTILEGVPESLRRRLKQYSGRLATETVQAMQERLPFFADLEASQRASVQLVVQTAVVNFAEWLHDPSSDLGYTAEAFALVPQDLTRHVALRQTVDMVRVTTEFLEELLPMLGRNEEQTKALTVGILRYSRDLAFAAAASYADAAEARGAWDTRMEANIVDAIVRGDAGSGLQSQAAALNWDATAPATVIVGTPRPDRIDLAIGDVHAAGNRHNRATLSDVHGTWLVAIVAGSLSLTDRFLADLLTVFDDGPVVVGPTAASLSGLHRSAAEAIAGMHAVAGWSGAPRPVSARELLPERALLGDENALAALESEVMHPLADAGPALTETLDTYLDSGGAIEACARKLFVHPNTVRYRLKRIADFTGRDPTVPRDAYVLRVATTVGRLQRDLGHFNTTNSSTTGPVGPLGTRWLGPLR, from the coding sequence GTGCCCGACAATTCTTTCCCCGAGCCGCGTTCTCCGCTCACCATCCTGGAGGGCGTTCCGGAGTCGCTGCGCCGTCGACTGAAGCAGTACTCGGGCCGGCTCGCCACCGAGACGGTGCAGGCCATGCAGGAGCGGCTGCCGTTCTTCGCCGACCTGGAGGCCTCGCAGCGCGCGAGCGTGCAGCTGGTGGTGCAGACCGCCGTCGTCAACTTCGCCGAGTGGCTGCACGACCCGAGCAGCGATCTCGGCTACACCGCTGAGGCCTTCGCCCTGGTGCCGCAGGACCTGACCCGCCACGTCGCACTGCGTCAGACCGTGGACATGGTGCGGGTGACCACCGAGTTCCTCGAGGAACTGCTGCCGATGCTCGGCCGCAACGAGGAGCAGACCAAGGCCCTGACCGTCGGCATCCTGCGCTACAGCCGCGATCTGGCGTTCGCCGCCGCCGCGAGCTACGCCGACGCGGCCGAGGCGCGCGGGGCCTGGGACACCCGGATGGAGGCCAATATCGTCGACGCCATCGTGCGCGGCGACGCGGGCAGCGGGCTGCAGTCGCAGGCGGCCGCCCTGAACTGGGACGCGACCGCTCCGGCCACCGTCATCGTCGGCACGCCGCGTCCGGACCGCATCGACCTGGCCATCGGTGACGTGCATGCCGCAGGCAACCGGCACAACCGGGCCACCCTCTCCGATGTACACGGCACCTGGCTGGTGGCCATCGTGGCCGGATCGCTGTCGCTGACCGACCGCTTCCTGGCCGACCTGCTCACCGTCTTCGACGACGGACCTGTCGTCGTGGGTCCGACCGCGGCAAGCCTGTCCGGCCTGCACCGCAGTGCCGCGGAGGCGATCGCCGGCATGCATGCCGTCGCGGGCTGGAGCGGCGCCCCGCGGCCGGTATCGGCCCGCGAACTGCTCCCCGAACGAGCGCTGCTGGGTGACGAGAACGCGCTTGCCGCGCTGGAATCCGAGGTGATGCATCCCCTCGCCGATGCCGGCCCGGCGCTGACCGAAACGCTGGACACCTATCTCGATTCGGGTGGTGCCATAGAAGCGTGCGCCCGCAAATTGTTCGTTCATCCAAACACCGTGCGCTACCGACTCAAACGTATCGCCGATTTCACCGGGCGTGATCCCACCGTCCCCCGCGATGCGTACGTCCTGCGCGTCGCCACCACGGTCGGACGACTACAACGTGACCTGGGCCACTTCAACACGACAAATAGCAGTACAACGGGGCCCGTGGGGCCGCTGGGGACCCGATGGTTGGGACCTCTGCGGTAA
- the acpM gene encoding meromycolate extension acyl carrier protein AcpM, with product MAASQEEIIAGLAEIIEEVTGIEPSEVTPEKSFVDDLDIDSLSMVEIAVQTEDKYGVKIPDEDLAGLRTVGDVVGYIQKLEAENPEAAAALREKFGSE from the coding sequence GTGGCCGCCAGTCAAGAAGAAATCATCGCCGGTCTCGCCGAGATCATCGAAGAGGTCACCGGCATCGAGCCTTCCGAGGTCACCCCGGAGAAGAGCTTCGTCGACGACCTGGACATCGACTCGCTGTCGATGGTCGAGATCGCCGTCCAGACCGAGGACAAGTACGGCGTGAAGATCCCCGACGAGGACCTCGCCGGTCTGCGCACCGTGGGTGACGTCGTCGGCTACATCCAGAAGCTCGAGGCCGAGAACCCCGAGGCCGCTGCCGCCCTGCGCGAGAAGTTTGGCTCGGAATGA
- a CDS encoding peroxiredoxin, which produces MLQVGTPAPDFTLKDHNGRPVTLSALRPRAVLLVFFPLAFTPICQGELGEIQQRLADYQNDDRAVLTVSVGPPPTHKTWANENGFTFPVLADFWPHGAVTQAYGVFNPDTGYPNRGTFAVDSAGVIRFAECKEPGVARDQADWRRALAALG; this is translated from the coding sequence GTGCTCCAGGTCGGGACTCCCGCACCGGACTTCACGCTCAAGGACCACAACGGCCGTCCTGTCACGTTGTCCGCGCTGCGTCCCCGTGCCGTCCTGCTGGTCTTCTTCCCGCTGGCCTTCACCCCGATCTGTCAGGGTGAACTCGGTGAGATCCAGCAGCGGCTGGCCGATTACCAGAACGACGACCGCGCTGTGCTCACCGTCTCGGTCGGGCCGCCCCCGACGCACAAGACCTGGGCGAACGAGAACGGGTTCACCTTCCCGGTGCTGGCCGATTTCTGGCCGCACGGTGCCGTAACGCAGGCCTACGGGGTGTTCAATCCCGACACCGGCTATCCCAACCGGGGTACTTTCGCCGTCGACTCGGCAGGGGTGATCCGGTTCGCCGAGTGCAAGGAGCCGGGCGTCGCGCGCGATCAGGCCGATTGGCGGCGGGCGCTGGCCGCGCTGGGTTAG
- the kasA gene encoding 3-oxoacyl-ACP synthase KasA: MTKPSTANGGFPNVVVTAVTATTSLAPDIESTWKGLLAGESGIRKLEDDFVEKWDLAAKIGGHLAEPLDPLMSRLEMRRMSYVQRMAKYLGNQLWETAGKPEVDPDRFSVVIGTGLGGGEKIVETYDAMNEGGPRKVSPLAVQMIMPNGAAAVVGLELGARAGVITPVSACSSGSEGIAHAWRQIVMGDADFAVCGGVEGAIEALPIAAFSMMRAMSTRNDDPEAASRPFDKDRDGFVFGEAGALMIIETEEHALARGAKPLARLMGAGITSDAFHMVAPAADGARAGQAMKRAMETAGLSPKDISHVNAHATSTSIGDVAEANAIRVAGVEHAAVYAPKSALGHSIGAVGALESILTVLALRDGVIPPTLNYETPDPEIDLDVVAGEPRYGDYQYAINNSFGFGGHNVALAFGRY; encoded by the coding sequence ATGACCAAACCTTCCACTGCTAACGGCGGGTTCCCGAATGTCGTGGTAACCGCCGTCACGGCGACCACGTCGCTGGCACCGGACATCGAGAGCACGTGGAAGGGCTTGCTGGCCGGCGAGAGCGGCATCCGCAAGCTCGAGGACGACTTCGTCGAGAAGTGGGACCTGGCAGCCAAGATCGGTGGGCACCTCGCGGAGCCGCTCGATCCGCTGATGTCACGTCTGGAAATGCGACGGATGTCCTACGTGCAGCGGATGGCCAAGTATCTCGGCAACCAGCTCTGGGAGACCGCGGGCAAGCCGGAGGTCGATCCCGACCGTTTCTCGGTCGTGATCGGCACCGGGCTCGGTGGCGGCGAGAAGATCGTCGAAACCTATGACGCGATGAACGAGGGCGGGCCCCGCAAGGTGTCCCCGCTGGCCGTTCAGATGATCATGCCCAACGGTGCCGCCGCCGTCGTCGGCCTCGAACTCGGGGCCCGTGCCGGCGTCATCACCCCCGTCTCGGCGTGTTCGTCGGGCTCGGAGGGCATTGCCCACGCGTGGCGTCAGATCGTCATGGGTGACGCGGACTTCGCGGTCTGCGGTGGCGTCGAGGGTGCCATCGAAGCGCTGCCCATCGCGGCGTTCTCGATGATGCGTGCGATGTCGACCCGCAACGACGATCCCGAGGCTGCCTCGCGTCCGTTCGACAAGGACCGTGACGGCTTCGTCTTCGGCGAGGCGGGTGCGCTCATGATCATCGAGACCGAGGAGCACGCCCTGGCCCGTGGCGCCAAGCCGCTGGCCCGCCTGATGGGTGCCGGTATCACCTCGGATGCGTTCCACATGGTGGCACCGGCCGCGGACGGCGCTCGCGCCGGCCAGGCCATGAAGCGCGCCATGGAGACCGCGGGGTTGTCGCCCAAGGACATCTCGCATGTCAATGCGCACGCGACGTCCACCTCGATCGGCGACGTCGCCGAGGCGAACGCCATCCGGGTCGCCGGTGTGGAGCACGCCGCGGTGTACGCGCCGAAGTCGGCGCTGGGCCACTCGATCGGTGCCGTCGGTGCCCTCGAGTCGATCCTGACGGTGCTGGCCCTGCGCGACGGTGTCATTCCGCCCACGCTCAACTACGAGACCCCCGATCCTGAGATCGATCTCGATGTTGTCGCGGGTGAGCCTCGTTATGGCGACTACCAGTACGCCATCAACAACTCGTTCGGTTTCGGTGGCCACAATGTGGCTCTGGCCTTCGGCCGGTACTGA
- a CDS encoding ACP S-malonyltransferase, translating to MLALLAPGQGSQTPGMLTPWVELPGSVDRLTTWSDISGLDLVRLGTTATAEEITDTAVTQPLVVAATLLAYEELIKRDGLAGKDAVVAGHSVGEIAAYAIAGVISADDAVKLAATRGAEMAKACALEPTGMAAVLGGDEAEVLARLESLDLIPANRNAAGQIVAAGAVAALEKLAEDPPAKARVRVLATAGAFHTHYMAPAAEGYAAAAAQVTTAEPTRTLLSNADGKPVADAADAMTKLVAQMTRPVRWDLINETLRGMAVSALVEFPPAGTLVGIAKRELKGTPTKAIKAPEDLDGLAEL from the coding sequence GTGCTTGCTTTGCTTGCTCCCGGCCAGGGATCCCAGACGCCCGGCATGCTGACCCCGTGGGTCGAGCTGCCCGGCTCCGTCGACCGTCTGACCACATGGTCGGACATCAGCGGACTGGACCTCGTCCGCCTGGGCACCACCGCCACCGCCGAGGAGATCACCGATACCGCGGTGACGCAGCCGCTGGTCGTGGCCGCCACCCTGCTCGCCTACGAAGAGCTCATCAAGCGCGACGGCCTCGCCGGTAAGGATGCGGTCGTCGCCGGGCATTCGGTCGGCGAGATCGCCGCGTACGCCATCGCAGGCGTCATCTCCGCCGATGACGCGGTCAAGCTCGCGGCCACCCGTGGCGCCGAGATGGCCAAGGCCTGCGCGCTGGAGCCCACCGGTATGGCCGCCGTGCTCGGCGGCGACGAGGCCGAGGTACTGGCGCGGCTGGAATCCCTCGATCTGATCCCCGCGAACCGCAATGCCGCCGGCCAGATCGTCGCCGCCGGCGCCGTCGCCGCGCTGGAGAAGCTGGCCGAGGATCCCCCGGCCAAGGCGCGGGTGCGGGTGCTGGCCACCGCAGGCGCGTTCCACACCCACTACATGGCACCGGCCGCCGAGGGTTATGCCGCCGCCGCGGCCCAGGTTACGACCGCCGAACCGACCAGGACCCTGCTGTCCAATGCTGACGGCAAGCCGGTGGCCGATGCCGCCGACGCCATGACCAAGCTGGTCGCCCAGATGACCCGCCCGGTGCGCTGGGACCTGATCAACGAGACGCTGCGCGGTATGGCGGTGTCGGCGCTGGTCGAGTTCCCGCCGGCCGGAACACTGGTCGGCATCGCCAAGCGCGAGCTCAAGGGCACGCCGACCAAGGCCATCAAGGCCCCCGAAGACCTGGACGGGCTCGCCGAGCTCTGA
- the kasB gene encoding 3-oxoacyl-ACP synthase KasB, which produces MNKLSTGNGLPNVVVTGIAMTTALATDAETTWKKLLAGESGIRRLDDPFVEEYDLPVRIGGHLLEDFEDELNRVEKRRLSYLQKMATVIGRRVWENAGSPDVDPKRLMVSIGTGLGSAEELIFAYDGMRAKGLRAVSPLVVQMYMPNGAAAAVGLERKAKAGVNTVISACASGSEGIANAWRNIVFGEADIAICGGVETKIEAVPIAGFAQMRIVLSNTNDDPPGACRPFDVDRNGFVFGEGGAMMVIETEEHAKARGANILARIMGASVTSDGFHIVAPDPNGEQAGHAMSRSIELAGLQPSDIDHVNAHATGTSVGDVAEGVAINNAMKGHQPAVYAPKSALGHSVGAVGAVESILTVLALRDGVIPPTLNLKNLDPEIDLDVVAGEPRTGNYQYAINNSFGFGGHNVALTFGKY; this is translated from the coding sequence TTGAACAAGCTGTCAACGGGGAACGGTTTGCCCAACGTGGTCGTCACTGGCATCGCCATGACGACCGCGTTGGCCACCGATGCCGAAACAACGTGGAAGAAACTGCTCGCCGGTGAGAGCGGCATCCGTCGGCTCGACGACCCGTTCGTCGAGGAATACGACCTGCCGGTCCGCATCGGTGGTCACCTGCTGGAGGATTTCGAGGACGAGCTCAACCGCGTCGAGAAGCGGCGGCTGTCCTACCTGCAGAAGATGGCGACCGTCATCGGCCGCCGGGTATGGGAGAACGCCGGCTCCCCCGACGTCGACCCCAAGCGGTTGATGGTCTCGATCGGGACCGGCCTCGGCTCGGCGGAGGAACTCATCTTCGCCTACGACGGTATGCGGGCCAAGGGTCTGCGTGCCGTCTCCCCGCTGGTCGTCCAGATGTACATGCCCAACGGTGCCGCCGCGGCCGTCGGCCTGGAGCGCAAGGCCAAAGCCGGTGTGAACACCGTCATCTCGGCCTGTGCATCGGGATCGGAAGGTATCGCCAACGCGTGGCGCAACATCGTCTTCGGTGAGGCCGATATCGCCATCTGTGGTGGTGTGGAGACCAAGATCGAGGCGGTGCCGATCGCCGGGTTCGCCCAGATGCGCATCGTGCTGTCCAACACCAACGACGACCCGCCCGGCGCCTGCCGGCCGTTCGACGTCGACCGCAACGGGTTCGTCTTCGGTGAGGGCGGCGCGATGATGGTCATCGAGACCGAGGAGCACGCCAAGGCGCGCGGCGCCAACATCCTGGCGCGCATCATGGGCGCCAGTGTCACCTCCGACGGTTTCCACATCGTGGCTCCCGATCCCAACGGAGAGCAGGCCGGCCACGCGATGAGCCGGTCCATCGAGCTGGCAGGGCTGCAGCCCTCCGATATCGACCATGTCAACGCGCACGCCACCGGCACATCCGTCGGTGACGTCGCCGAGGGGGTGGCGATCAACAACGCCATGAAGGGCCACCAGCCCGCGGTGTACGCGCCCAAGTCCGCGCTGGGCCATTCGGTCGGGGCGGTGGGTGCGGTGGAGTCGATTCTCACCGTGCTCGCCTTGCGTGACGGGGTCATCCCGCCCACGCTGAACCTGAAGAATCTGGATCCCGAGATCGACCTGGACGTGGTGGCTGGCGAGCCGCGCACCGGCAACTACCAATACGCGATCAACAATTCGTTCGGATTCGGTGGGCACAATGTGGCGCTCACCTTCGGAAAGTACTGA
- the aceE gene encoding pyruvate dehydrogenase (acetyl-transferring), homodimeric type, whose amino-acid sequence MTTEFARQDLAQNSGTAGETDRVRVIREGVASYLPDIDSDETAEWLESFDQLVERSGPARARYLMLRLLERASEQRVAIPALTSTDYVNTIPTELEPWFPGDEDVERRYRAWIRWNAAIMVHRAQRPGVGVGGHISTYASSASLYEVGFNHFFRGKAHPGGGDQIFIQGHASPGVYARAFLEGRLTTDQLDGFRQEHSHSGGGLPSYPHPRLMPDFWEFPTVSMGLGPMNAIYQARFNHYLHDRGIKDTSDQHVWAFLGDGEMDEPESRGLIQVAANEGLDNLTFVVNCNLQRLDGPVRGNGKIIQELESFFRGAGWNVIKVVWGREWDALLHADRDGALVNLMNTTPDGDYQTYKANDGAYVRDHFFGRDPRTKALVEPMSDQEIWNLKRGGHDYRKVYAAYRAAMEHKGQPTIILAKTIKGYTLGQHFEGRNATHQMKKLALEDLKTFRDVTRVPITDAQLEKDPYLPPYYHPGPNAPEIRYLLDRRRTLGGFLPERRTKAKPLTLPGTDTYKALKKGSGKQPVATTMATVRTFKELLRDKNIGPRIVPIIPDEARTFGMDSWFPSLKIYNRNGQLYTAVDSELMLAYKESEVGQILHEGINEAGSTSSFTAVGTSYSTQNEPMIPIYIFYSMFGFQRTGDGLWAAADQMARGFVLGATAGRTTLTGEGLQHADGHSLLLASTNPAAVTYDPAFAYEIAYIVESGLKRMYGENPDNVFFYITIYNEPYVQPAEPENFDPEGVLRGMYRFRRAPEKRTSTAQILASGVSMPEAIRAADMLADKWDVAADVWSVTSWGELNRDGVQTEKQRLRHPDREAPTAYVTKVLADATGPVVAVSDWMRAVPEQIRPWVPGTYLTLGTDGFGFSDTRPAARRYFNTDAESVVVAVLEALARDGEIDPSVAIAAAKEYRIDDVQAAEVSYADTGSA is encoded by the coding sequence TTGACCACCGAGTTCGCGCGCCAAGACCTGGCCCAAAACTCTGGCACTGCAGGCGAAACCGATCGGGTCCGCGTGATCCGTGAGGGCGTCGCCTCCTATCTGCCCGATATCGATTCCGACGAAACCGCCGAATGGCTGGAGTCGTTCGACCAGTTGGTCGAGCGGTCCGGCCCGGCCCGTGCGCGCTATCTGATGTTGCGTCTGCTGGAACGCGCGAGCGAGCAGCGTGTCGCCATCCCGGCGTTGACCTCCACCGATTACGTCAACACCATCCCGACCGAACTGGAGCCCTGGTTCCCCGGCGACGAGGACGTCGAACGACGTTATCGAGCCTGGATCCGGTGGAACGCGGCCATCATGGTGCACCGCGCGCAGCGCCCGGGAGTCGGTGTGGGCGGCCATATTTCGACCTATGCCTCGTCGGCCTCGCTCTACGAGGTCGGCTTCAACCACTTCTTCCGCGGCAAGGCCCACCCCGGCGGTGGCGACCAGATCTTCATCCAGGGCCACGCCTCCCCCGGTGTCTACGCCCGCGCCTTCCTCGAGGGCCGCCTCACCACCGACCAACTGGACGGTTTCCGGCAGGAGCACTCGCATTCCGGCGGCGGGCTGCCGTCCTACCCGCATCCGCGGTTGATGCCCGACTTCTGGGAATTCCCGACGGTGTCGATGGGCCTGGGCCCGATGAACGCCATATACCAGGCCCGGTTCAACCACTACCTGCACGACCGCGGCATCAAGGACACCTCGGATCAGCATGTGTGGGCGTTCCTCGGCGACGGCGAGATGGACGAGCCCGAGTCCCGCGGCCTGATCCAGGTCGCCGCCAACGAGGGCCTGGACAATCTGACCTTCGTGGTGAACTGCAACCTGCAGCGCCTGGACGGCCCGGTCCGCGGTAACGGCAAGATCATCCAGGAGCTGGAGTCCTTCTTCCGGGGCGCCGGCTGGAACGTCATCAAGGTGGTGTGGGGCCGCGAATGGGATGCCCTGCTGCATGCCGACCGCGACGGCGCGCTGGTGAACCTGATGAACACGACGCCCGATGGCGACTACCAGACCTACAAGGCCAATGACGGCGCCTACGTGCGTGATCACTTCTTCGGCCGCGACCCGCGCACCAAGGCGCTCGTCGAGCCGATGAGCGACCAGGAGATCTGGAACCTCAAGCGCGGCGGCCACGATTACCGCAAGGTGTATGCGGCCTACCGGGCGGCCATGGAGCACAAGGGTCAGCCCACCATCATCCTGGCCAAGACCATCAAGGGCTACACGCTGGGGCAGCATTTCGAGGGCCGCAACGCCACCCACCAGATGAAAAAGCTTGCGCTGGAAGACCTCAAGACCTTCCGCGATGTCACCAGGGTGCCGATCACCGACGCGCAGCTGGAGAAGGATCCCTACCTGCCGCCGTACTACCACCCCGGACCGAACGCCCCGGAGATCCGCTACCTGCTGGACCGCCGGCGCACCCTCGGTGGCTTCCTGCCCGAACGGCGCACCAAGGCCAAGCCGCTGACGCTGCCGGGCACCGACACCTACAAGGCGCTGAAGAAGGGCTCCGGAAAGCAGCCGGTGGCCACCACCATGGCGACCGTGCGCACCTTCAAGGAACTGTTGCGCGACAAGAACATCGGGCCCCGCATCGTGCCGATCATCCCGGACGAGGCCCGCACCTTCGGGATGGACTCCTGGTTCCCCAGCCTGAAGATCTACAACCGCAACGGCCAGCTCTACACGGCCGTGGACTCCGAGCTGATGCTGGCCTACAAGGAGAGCGAAGTCGGCCAGATCCTGCATGAGGGCATCAACGAGGCCGGTTCGACGTCCAGCTTCACCGCGGTGGGTACCTCGTACTCCACCCAGAACGAACCGATGATCCCGATCTACATCTTCTATTCGATGTTCGGGTTCCAGCGCACCGGTGACGGGCTGTGGGCCGCCGCCGACCAGATGGCGCGCGGGTTCGTCCTCGGCGCCACCGCGGGGCGTACCACGCTGACCGGTGAGGGGCTGCAGCACGCCGACGGGCATTCGCTGCTGCTGGCGTCGACCAATCCTGCGGCGGTCACCTACGACCCGGCGTTCGCCTACGAGATCGCCTACATCGTGGAAAGCGGCCTGAAGCGGATGTACGGGGAGAACCCGGACAACGTCTTCTTCTACATCACCATCTACAACGAGCCCTACGTGCAGCCCGCAGAACCGGAGAACTTCGATCCCGAGGGGGTGCTGCGCGGGATGTACCGCTTCCGGCGCGCGCCGGAGAAGCGCACCAGCACCGCGCAGATCCTGGCCTCGGGTGTGTCGATGCCCGAGGCGATCAGGGCCGCGGACATGCTGGCCGACAAGTGGGATGTGGCCGCCGACGTGTGGTCGGTGACCAGCTGGGGCGAGCTCAACCGCGATGGTGTGCAGACCGAGAAGCAGCGACTGCGCCATCCCGACCGCGAGGCACCGACGGCCTATGTCACCAAGGTGCTCGCCGATGCCACCGGACCGGTGGTGGCGGTATCGGACTGGATGCGGGCGGTGCCCGAGCAGATCCGTCCGTGGGTGCCCGGCACCTATCTGACACTGGGCACCGACGGGTTCGGTTTCTCCGACACCCGACCGGCGGCGCGGCGCTACTTCAACACCGACGCCGAGTCGGTGGTGGTCGCCGTGTTGGAGGCGCTGGCCCGCGACGGTGAGATCGACCCGTCGGTGGCGATCGCCGCGGCGAAGGAGTACCGCATCGACGATGTCCAGGCCGCCGAGGTCTCCTACGCGGACACCGGCAGCGCTTAG
- a CDS encoding DUF3052 domain-containing protein, whose amino-acid sequence MVAAGKESDPNYARSLGIEKGQVVQELGWDEDTDDDIRADIEDASGGELLDEDADEVVDVVLLWWRDDDGDLVDRLMDAIAPLADDGVIWVVTPKTGKPGHVQPAEIAESAPTAGLMQTSSANLGGWIASRLVQPKSKAAGRR is encoded by the coding sequence GTGGTCGCGGCGGGGAAGGAATCTGACCCCAATTACGCCCGCAGTCTGGGCATCGAGAAGGGCCAGGTTGTCCAGGAGTTGGGGTGGGACGAGGACACCGACGACGACATCCGGGCCGATATCGAGGACGCCAGCGGGGGTGAACTGCTCGACGAGGACGCCGACGAGGTGGTCGACGTGGTGCTGCTGTGGTGGCGCGACGACGACGGGGACCTCGTCGACCGGCTGATGGACGCCATCGCGCCGCTGGCCGACGACGGAGTCATCTGGGTGGTGACGCCCAAGACCGGTAAGCCCGGTCATGTGCAGCCCGCCGAGATCGCGGAGTCCGCGCCCACCGCGGGTCTGATGCAGACCTCGTCGGCGAACCTGGGCGGCTGGATCGCCAGCCGGCTGGTGCAGCCCAAGTCCAAGGCCGCCGGCAGGCGGTAA
- a CDS encoding CotH kinase family protein, which produces MPDQHSAAPPARFAHRIPTRLRQYWKLLALFVTAMVAMVILFGPNRVHPYITGDTGILSAEITDNITGTVDLFDADVPHSLTIELSPAEYNDMITAYEKDGAKKWVTADITIDETPISDVAVRLKGNSTLMGLRPADARPGGMPPAAGGPAQPAADNGAQPAADAGAMAALAVASADDPTSLPLLISFDRNADGRGYQGLTELSVRPGTPVLNEALALSLTAQTGQPTQRYAYATYTINGETTTRLLLEHPDDTYANTLFGSDGYLYKADANSRLEYRGTDQSEYADQFKAINSVDNGNLAPIINFLRWLDRADDTEFDEHLADWVDVDSLARYLATQNLLANADDMGGPGQNYYLWYSLDTKKITVVSWDLNLAMQGDAGVGPTDEVQIGPPPAQMAAMFADMMPPGGQGGGPQFGNPLKTRFLESDAMAETYLAAYWDLYDQMYGGGQAHALLDDIAASVPVTDGLSQDELNTATASMRQWLDERTAALQALREG; this is translated from the coding sequence ATGCCGGACCAGCACAGCGCGGCGCCCCCTGCCCGATTCGCCCATCGGATTCCCACCCGGTTGCGACAGTATTGGAAACTGCTCGCACTGTTCGTGACTGCGATGGTCGCCATGGTGATTCTGTTCGGGCCCAACCGCGTGCATCCGTACATCACCGGTGATACCGGCATCTTGTCGGCAGAGATCACCGACAACATCACAGGCACCGTCGACCTGTTCGACGCCGACGTCCCCCACTCGTTGACCATCGAACTCAGTCCTGCCGAGTACAACGACATGATCACCGCTTACGAGAAGGACGGTGCCAAGAAGTGGGTGACCGCCGATATCACGATCGACGAGACCCCGATCAGCGACGTGGCGGTGCGGCTGAAGGGCAACTCAACCCTGATGGGTCTGCGGCCCGCGGATGCGCGCCCGGGCGGAATGCCGCCCGCCGCCGGTGGGCCTGCCCAGCCCGCCGCCGACAACGGAGCTCAGCCGGCTGCCGACGCCGGCGCGATGGCCGCGCTGGCCGTGGCCTCCGCCGATGATCCCACCTCCCTGCCGCTGCTCATCAGTTTCGACAGAAATGCCGATGGCCGCGGATACCAGGGACTCACCGAGCTTTCGGTTCGGCCGGGAACACCGGTGCTCAACGAGGCGCTCGCGCTGTCGTTGACTGCGCAGACCGGGCAGCCCACTCAGCGGTACGCCTATGCCACGTACACCATCAACGGCGAGACCACGACGCGGCTACTGCTGGAACATCCGGACGATACCTACGCCAACACGTTGTTCGGCTCGGACGGGTACCTCTACAAGGCTGATGCCAACTCCCGGCTGGAGTACCGCGGTACCGACCAGTCCGAGTATGCCGATCAGTTCAAGGCGATCAACTCCGTGGACAACGGCAATCTCGCACCCATCATCAACTTCCTGAGATGGCTGGATCGGGCCGATGACACCGAATTCGACGAGCACCTCGCCGACTGGGTGGACGTCGATTCGCTCGCGCGGTATCTGGCCACCCAGAACCTTCTGGCCAATGCCGATGACATGGGTGGACCTGGCCAGAACTATTACCTCTGGTACAGCCTGGATACGAAAAAGATCACGGTCGTGTCGTGGGACCTCAACCTTGCCATGCAGGGTGATGCCGGCGTCGGGCCCACCGACGAGGTGCAGATTGGTCCTCCCCCAGCGCAAATGGCCGCCATGTTCGCCGACATGATGCCGCCGGGAGGCCAGGGCGGCGGCCCCCAGTTCGGAAATCCGCTCAAGACAAGGTTTCTCGAATCCGACGCCATGGCCGAGACGTACTTGGCGGCGTACTGGGATCTCTACGATCAGATGTACGGCGGCGGGCAGGCCCACGCACTGCTCGATGACATCGCCGCATCGGTTCCAGTGACCGACGGACTGAGCCAGGACGAGCTGAACACGGCAACCGCATCCATGCGGCAGTGGCTGGACGAGCGCACCGCGGCGTTGCAGGCCCTCCGCGAGGGGTGA